One genomic region from Manis pentadactyla isolate mManPen7 chromosome 12, mManPen7.hap1, whole genome shotgun sequence encodes:
- the LOC118909593 gene encoding cyclin-dependent kinase 20 isoform X4 produces the protein MARALCWPSSSCCQIWPRCCATPRGRWSRPRSRATCKCCSGALPSATPTTSCIGSVLAWAGDLKPANLLISASGQLKIADFGLARVLSPDGSCLYTHQVATRWYRAPELLYGACQYDQGVDLWAVGCILGELLNGSPLFPGENDIDQLCCVIRILGTPSRQVWPEITELPDYNKISFKDQAPMPLGELLPDAPPQALDLLGHFLRYPPRQRIAASQALLHPYFFTAPLPDHPSELLIPQRPRGSTPEAHPGPSHGRDFNVDRPLEESLLDPELIRPFIPEG, from the exons ATGGCGCGTGCCTTGTGCTGGCCTTCGAGTTCATGCTGTCAGATCTGGCCGAGGTGCTGCGCCACGCCCAGGGGCCGCTGGTCCAGGCCCAGGTCAAGAGCTACCTGCAAATGCTGCTCAGGGGCGTTGCCTTCTGCCACTCCCACAACATCGTGCATCGGGTCAGTCCTAGCATGGGCTGGA GACTTGAAACCAGCCAACCTGCTCATCAGTGCCTCGGGCCAGCTCAAGATAGCAGACTTTGGCCTGGCCCGGGTCCTCTCCCCAGATGGCAGCTGCCTCTACACACACCAGGTGGCCACCAG GTGGTACCGAGCCCCCGAGCTCCTGTATGGGGCCTGCCAGTATGACCAGGGAGTCGACCTGTG GGCCGTGGGCTGCATCCTGGGGGAGTTGTTGAACGGGTCCCCCCTTTTCCCAGGGGAGAACGACATCGATCAGCTGTGCTGTGTTATTCGCATCTTGGGCACCCCCAGCCGTCAAGTGTGGCCG GAGATTACAGAGCTGCCCGACTACAACAAGATCTCTTTCAAGGATCAGGCACCCATGCCCCTCGGGGAGCTGCTGCCTGATGCCCCCCCTCAGGCCTTGGACCTGCTGGGGCACTTCCTCCGGTACCCTCCACGCCAGCGCATCGCAGCCTCCCAG GCCCTCCTGCACCCGTACTTCTTCACAGCGCCCCTGCCTGACCACCCCTCGGAGCTACTGATTCCTCAGCGCCCCAGAGGTTCTACCCCTGAGGCACACCCGGGGCCCTCCCACGGCCGTGACTTCAACGTGGACCGGCCTCTTGAGGAGTCACTGTTGGACCCAGAGCTGATTCGGCCCTTCATCCCCGAGGGCTGA
- the LOC118909593 gene encoding cyclin-dependent kinase 20 isoform X3, whose translation MDQYCILGRIGEGAHGIVFKAKHVETGEIVALKKVALRRLGDGISSQALREIKALQEMEDSPYDLKPANLLISASGQLKIADFGLARVLSPDGSCLYTHQVATRWYRAPELLYGACQYDQGVDLWAVGCILGELLNGSPLFPGENDIDQLCCVIRILGTPSRQVWPEITELPDYNKISFKDQAPMPLGELLPDAPPQALDLLGHFLRYPPRQRIAASQALLHPYFFTAPLPDHPSELLIPQRPRGSTPEAHPGPSHGRDFNVDRPLEESLLDPELIRPFIPEG comes from the exons ACTGGGGAGATCGTTGCTCTCAAGAAGGTGGCTCTGCGGCGGCTGGGGGATGGCATCTCCAGTCAGGCCCTGCGGGAGATCAAGGCCCTGCAGGAGATGGAGGACAGTCCGTAT GACTTGAAACCAGCCAACCTGCTCATCAGTGCCTCGGGCCAGCTCAAGATAGCAGACTTTGGCCTGGCCCGGGTCCTCTCCCCAGATGGCAGCTGCCTCTACACACACCAGGTGGCCACCAG GTGGTACCGAGCCCCCGAGCTCCTGTATGGGGCCTGCCAGTATGACCAGGGAGTCGACCTGTG GGCCGTGGGCTGCATCCTGGGGGAGTTGTTGAACGGGTCCCCCCTTTTCCCAGGGGAGAACGACATCGATCAGCTGTGCTGTGTTATTCGCATCTTGGGCACCCCCAGCCGTCAAGTGTGGCCG GAGATTACAGAGCTGCCCGACTACAACAAGATCTCTTTCAAGGATCAGGCACCCATGCCCCTCGGGGAGCTGCTGCCTGATGCCCCCCCTCAGGCCTTGGACCTGCTGGGGCACTTCCTCCGGTACCCTCCACGCCAGCGCATCGCAGCCTCCCAG GCCCTCCTGCACCCGTACTTCTTCACAGCGCCCCTGCCTGACCACCCCTCGGAGCTACTGATTCCTCAGCGCCCCAGAGGTTCTACCCCTGAGGCACACCCGGGGCCCTCCCACGGCCGTGACTTCAACGTGGACCGGCCTCTTGAGGAGTCACTGTTGGACCCAGAGCTGATTCGGCCCTTCATCCCCGAGGGCTGA
- the LOC118909593 gene encoding cyclin-dependent kinase 20 isoform X2, with translation MDQYCILGRIGEGAHGIVFKAKHVETGEIVALKKVALRRLGDGISSQALREIKALQEMEDSPYVVQLKAVFPHGACLVLAFEFMLSDLAEVLRHAQGPLVQAQVKSYLQMLLRGVAFCHSHNIVHRVSPSMGWRLETSQPAHQCLGPAQDSRLWPGPGPLPRWQLPLHTPGGHQEITELPDYNKISFKDQAPMPLGELLPDAPPQALDLLGHFLRYPPRQRIAASQALLHPYFFTAPLPDHPSELLIPQRPRGSTPEAHPGPSHGRDFNVDRPLEESLLDPELIRPFIPEG, from the exons ACTGGGGAGATCGTTGCTCTCAAGAAGGTGGCTCTGCGGCGGCTGGGGGATGGCATCTCCAGTCAGGCCCTGCGGGAGATCAAGGCCCTGCAGGAGATGGAGGACAGTCCGTAT GTGGTGCAGCTAAAGGCTGTGTTCCCACATGGCGCGTGCCTTGTGCTGGCCTTCGAGTTCATGCTGTCAGATCTGGCCGAGGTGCTGCGCCACGCCCAGGGGCCGCTGGTCCAGGCCCAGGTCAAGAGCTACCTGCAAATGCTGCTCAGGGGCGTTGCCTTCTGCCACTCCCACAACATCGTGCATCGGGTCAGTCCTAGCATGGGCTGGA GACTTGAAACCAGCCAACCTGCTCATCAGTGCCTCGGGCCAGCTCAAGATAGCAGACTTTGGCCTGGCCCGGGTCCTCTCCCCAGATGGCAGCTGCCTCTACACACACCAGGTGGCCACCAG GAGATTACAGAGCTGCCCGACTACAACAAGATCTCTTTCAAGGATCAGGCACCCATGCCCCTCGGGGAGCTGCTGCCTGATGCCCCCCCTCAGGCCTTGGACCTGCTGGGGCACTTCCTCCGGTACCCTCCACGCCAGCGCATCGCAGCCTCCCAG GCCCTCCTGCACCCGTACTTCTTCACAGCGCCCCTGCCTGACCACCCCTCGGAGCTACTGATTCCTCAGCGCCCCAGAGGTTCTACCCCTGAGGCACACCCGGGGCCCTCCCACGGCCGTGACTTCAACGTGGACCGGCCTCTTGAGGAGTCACTGTTGGACCCAGAGCTGATTCGGCCCTTCATCCCCGAGGGCTGA
- the LOC118909593 gene encoding cyclin-dependent kinase 20 isoform X1 produces the protein MDQYCILGRIGEGAHGIVFKAKHVETGEIVALKKVALRRLGDGISSQALREIKALQEMEDSPYVVQLKAVFPHGACLVLAFEFMLSDLAEVLRHAQGPLVQAQVKSYLQMLLRGVAFCHSHNIVHRDLKPANLLISASGQLKIADFGLARVLSPDGSCLYTHQVATRWYRAPELLYGACQYDQGVDLWAVGCILGELLNGSPLFPGENDIDQLCCVIRILGTPSRQVWPEITELPDYNKISFKDQAPMPLGELLPDAPPQALDLLGHFLRYPPRQRIAASQALLHPYFFTAPLPDHPSELLIPQRPRGSTPEAHPGPSHGRDFNVDRPLEESLLDPELIRPFIPEG, from the exons ACTGGGGAGATCGTTGCTCTCAAGAAGGTGGCTCTGCGGCGGCTGGGGGATGGCATCTCCAGTCAGGCCCTGCGGGAGATCAAGGCCCTGCAGGAGATGGAGGACAGTCCGTAT GTGGTGCAGCTAAAGGCTGTGTTCCCACATGGCGCGTGCCTTGTGCTGGCCTTCGAGTTCATGCTGTCAGATCTGGCCGAGGTGCTGCGCCACGCCCAGGGGCCGCTGGTCCAGGCCCAGGTCAAGAGCTACCTGCAAATGCTGCTCAGGGGCGTTGCCTTCTGCCACTCCCACAACATCGTGCATCGG GACTTGAAACCAGCCAACCTGCTCATCAGTGCCTCGGGCCAGCTCAAGATAGCAGACTTTGGCCTGGCCCGGGTCCTCTCCCCAGATGGCAGCTGCCTCTACACACACCAGGTGGCCACCAG GTGGTACCGAGCCCCCGAGCTCCTGTATGGGGCCTGCCAGTATGACCAGGGAGTCGACCTGTG GGCCGTGGGCTGCATCCTGGGGGAGTTGTTGAACGGGTCCCCCCTTTTCCCAGGGGAGAACGACATCGATCAGCTGTGCTGTGTTATTCGCATCTTGGGCACCCCCAGCCGTCAAGTGTGGCCG GAGATTACAGAGCTGCCCGACTACAACAAGATCTCTTTCAAGGATCAGGCACCCATGCCCCTCGGGGAGCTGCTGCCTGATGCCCCCCCTCAGGCCTTGGACCTGCTGGGGCACTTCCTCCGGTACCCTCCACGCCAGCGCATCGCAGCCTCCCAG GCCCTCCTGCACCCGTACTTCTTCACAGCGCCCCTGCCTGACCACCCCTCGGAGCTACTGATTCCTCAGCGCCCCAGAGGTTCTACCCCTGAGGCACACCCGGGGCCCTCCCACGGCCGTGACTTCAACGTGGACCGGCCTCTTGAGGAGTCACTGTTGGACCCAGAGCTGATTCGGCCCTTCATCCCCGAGGGCTGA